One Alkalidesulfovibrio alkalitolerans DSM 16529 genomic region harbors:
- a CDS encoding polysaccharide pyruvyl transferase family protein produces MDKSSVLRADDPGSTMHRDRRYLDIVHAILGPLIPSGSSVALFDFPNYSNVGDSAIWLGEEYYLKNKINAHILAADDHHLVERELPELPDRTVILIQGGGNFGDLYPRHQELRRKIVARYVRHRVIQLPQSIHYQDSHKKEMCRKAFSEHNDFHLIVRDRPSLEIARQLHDGPSYLCPDMALCLGELARPAAPTHSIVGLLRTDREKVMADVSPVPDDKGILATDWVDEPITLARKATTLVERIQDRCSRKAGVLYDLKCRLYHALAQERFKRGCGILSSGQVVITDRLHGHIMCCLLGIPHVVLDNSYRKIGNFRDAWGTGEGLCVSADTLSQAYEKALDRLSEVRSTKH; encoded by the coding sequence ATGGACAAGAGCTCCGTATTGCGGGCCGATGATCCTGGCTCGACAATGCATCGGGACAGGCGGTATCTGGATATTGTTCACGCGATTCTGGGGCCCCTGATTCCATCCGGATCTTCAGTGGCGTTATTTGACTTTCCCAATTATTCGAATGTCGGAGACAGCGCTATCTGGCTCGGGGAAGAATATTATCTGAAAAATAAAATAAATGCGCATATACTGGCAGCCGATGATCATCACCTTGTCGAGCGAGAATTGCCTGAGCTTCCGGACAGAACAGTCATTCTCATCCAGGGAGGAGGGAATTTCGGCGATCTGTATCCCCGGCATCAGGAATTGCGGAGAAAGATTGTTGCGAGATATGTGCGTCATCGCGTGATCCAGCTCCCGCAATCTATTCATTATCAGGATTCTCATAAAAAAGAGATGTGCCGGAAGGCATTCAGCGAACATAACGACTTCCATCTGATCGTCCGCGATCGGCCCAGCCTGGAAATCGCTAGGCAACTGCATGACGGCCCCAGCTATTTGTGTCCGGACATGGCGCTTTGCTTGGGGGAATTGGCCCGACCAGCCGCTCCTACCCACTCGATTGTCGGCCTGTTGCGTACGGACAGGGAGAAAGTCATGGCTGACGTTTCCCCGGTTCCCGATGATAAGGGGATACTTGCGACCGATTGGGTGGATGAGCCGATCACCTTGGCCCGCAAGGCCACCACCTTGGTCGAACGGATTCAGGACAGGTGTTCCCGTAAGGCGGGTGTGCTGTATGACCTGAAGTGCCGCCTCTACCACGCCTTGGCCCAGGAAAGATTTAAGCGCGGCTGCGGCATTCTGAGTTCCGGACAGGTCGTGATCACTGATAGGCTGCATGGGCACATCATGTGCTGCCTCCTGGGCATTCCGCATGTGGTTTTGGACAACAGTTACCGAAAGATCGGTAATTTTCGGGACGCTTGGGGCACGGGCGAAGGTTTGTGCGTCTCGGCGGACACGCTTTCCCAGGCATATGAGAAGGCGCTCGATCGTCTCTCCGAGGTGCGTTCCACAAAACATTGA
- a CDS encoding glycosyltransferase family 4 protein, producing the protein MTRRLCYVANPGWPHVEKWARWFAGREGYEVHIVSESRPGYDEVRWHPLRIEGPRPLPWTIRAQRAFAAAFKAIQPSLVHLHNLEYGMFPAALAWRGPMVLTTYGLDITRFESRGDSWRARMAKRHLLRRAEAVTAASRFLARRTMEIGGLPEEKVFVTPFGVDTRAFSRRAPARTDGLTVLGMPKDIKPEYAPLDFIRAFELLRRKGRRIRGFIQGEGPLRAQAEGLVQELGLTEMFEIRGRVPLQNMPQVYEEMNICVLPSLQESFGVAALEAQSMEVPVVASRVEGLSEVLVDGVTGFHVPPAAPEIIAERLDRLILDPALLDSMGKAGRRFVEQHFDWEVNARAMEDIYERHIGSPQKRPLLRCGDKFESSRIGNASRP; encoded by the coding sequence GTGACTCGACGCTTGTGCTACGTGGCGAACCCGGGCTGGCCGCATGTGGAGAAGTGGGCCAGATGGTTCGCGGGCAGGGAAGGTTACGAAGTGCATATCGTTTCCGAATCCCGGCCCGGTTACGACGAGGTGCGCTGGCATCCCCTGCGCATCGAAGGTCCCCGGCCGCTGCCGTGGACGATCCGCGCGCAGCGGGCGTTCGCTGCCGCGTTCAAAGCCATCCAACCGTCCCTGGTGCATCTGCACAACCTCGAATACGGCATGTTCCCGGCCGCCCTGGCGTGGCGCGGACCCATGGTCCTGACCACCTACGGCCTCGACATCACGCGGTTCGAATCTCGTGGCGACTCGTGGCGCGCGCGCATGGCCAAACGTCATCTTCTGCGCAGGGCCGAAGCGGTCACCGCGGCATCCCGGTTTCTGGCCCGGCGCACGATGGAAATTGGCGGCCTGCCCGAAGAGAAAGTTTTCGTCACCCCCTTCGGCGTCGACACACGCGCGTTTTCCCGTCGTGCCCCGGCCCGGACGGACGGGCTGACAGTCCTCGGCATGCCCAAAGATATCAAGCCCGAATACGCTCCGCTCGATTTTATCAGAGCCTTCGAGTTGCTCAGGCGTAAGGGGCGCCGGATTCGCGGATTCATTCAGGGCGAAGGGCCGCTTCGCGCACAGGCCGAGGGCTTGGTCCAAGAACTCGGCCTCACGGAGATGTTCGAGATTCGGGGGCGAGTGCCGTTGCAGAACATGCCCCAGGTGTATGAAGAGATGAACATCTGTGTGCTCCCTTCGCTTCAAGAAAGCTTCGGCGTGGCCGCGCTTGAGGCGCAAAGCATGGAAGTCCCTGTCGTGGCTTCTCGTGTCGAGGGATTGAGCGAGGTTCTCGTGGACGGCGTCACGGGTTTTCACGTTCCTCCGGCAGCCCCGGAAATCATTGCGGAGCGCCTGGACAGACTGATTCTCGACCCGGCGCTCCTCGATTCCATGGGCAAGGCAGGGCGGCGGTTCGTGGAGCAGCATTTCGACTGGGAAGTCAATGCGCGGGCCATGGAAGATATTTACGAGCGTCATATCGGGTCGCCCCAAAAGCGTCCTCTGTTGCGTTGCGGCGATAAGTTTGAATCCTCGCGTATTGGCAATGCCAGTCGGCCTTGA
- a CDS encoding asparagine synthase-related protein, with protein MAVVLGMYDADSERLALARARVPASFAGFPHLVRREISFKNLCIWWEASASTPVSHAEEAHGPVRRMVFAVGDPDSPGHKEAAATRLLAEMGDGGRGHAAMIGQDGFHLAVMADETGRIVLGTDALGYFPLCFWEHNGTFIFGTSPGFFTSHPSFSVRPNAFAIASLLLFSHISGGQTVFEGVRRSTPGCCVLWRPGESPREEKADPVTMSDAWFGLAYEDVREKVSGFFGDWFEQIRPNPKVDFFLSGGQDSRLVAAYAGKCLPRESVRAVSLGRDTDMELRFARKVARALGWKHRVADVQEERFAEFASTQLRLESLQGPFVNFSNATGQSLLAESGSPFVSGYCGDIVIGDKHLMAGFSMKSGLFGVDELVNLMNRYGCARDDVARLIAPLGGKEVVDDVIDGLRDDWKGIEGYPFQRSWLFAMTHRARLHVGSIVWRLSLGAWPLLPYLDRRLIEIVSGMPLAFLKDRRLQRDILVRDFPELARLPLDRNSWEPGYLVKPRGRLVYEGLRTVADVSWRLGQAFRRFARAKKTRYYYRTYDFNGPGWRAVRRMAEPFRQDGGSLLNPDIVRSVLPKADTFVPFSDGIVEPWGKKTVAGVLCWGGFRAGHATNDAFGATCEIDAYRGV; from the coding sequence ATGGCGGTGGTGTTAGGCATGTACGATGCCGATTCCGAGCGACTGGCCTTGGCGCGGGCCAGGGTTCCGGCAAGTTTTGCGGGGTTCCCCCATCTTGTCAGACGTGAGATCAGCTTCAAAAACCTCTGTATATGGTGGGAGGCGAGTGCCTCGACCCCGGTTTCGCACGCCGAGGAGGCGCACGGGCCAGTGCGGCGCATGGTCTTCGCTGTGGGTGATCCGGACAGTCCGGGCCACAAGGAGGCCGCCGCGACACGCCTGCTCGCCGAAATGGGGGACGGGGGGCGCGGCCACGCAGCCATGATCGGGCAGGACGGGTTCCATCTGGCCGTGATGGCCGACGAAACTGGGCGGATCGTGCTGGGCACGGATGCACTGGGCTACTTCCCACTCTGTTTCTGGGAGCACAACGGGACCTTCATTTTCGGTACTTCTCCGGGATTCTTCACAAGCCATCCCAGTTTTTCAGTCAGGCCGAACGCTTTTGCGATAGCCTCGCTCTTGCTGTTCTCCCATATCTCGGGCGGACAGACGGTCTTCGAGGGAGTACGGCGAAGCACACCGGGGTGTTGCGTGCTCTGGCGTCCGGGCGAATCTCCCCGGGAGGAGAAGGCCGATCCCGTAACGATGTCGGATGCCTGGTTTGGCCTTGCGTATGAGGACGTCCGGGAAAAGGTGTCCGGTTTTTTCGGAGACTGGTTCGAGCAAATCAGACCGAATCCCAAAGTCGATTTCTTCCTCTCGGGCGGGCAGGACAGCAGGCTTGTCGCGGCCTACGCAGGCAAATGCCTGCCGCGTGAATCCGTCCGGGCGGTCTCGCTGGGCCGCGACACGGATATGGAATTGCGTTTCGCGCGGAAGGTGGCGCGAGCGCTCGGTTGGAAACACCGCGTTGCGGATGTTCAGGAGGAGCGGTTTGCCGAGTTCGCCTCCACGCAGTTGCGCCTCGAATCGCTGCAAGGGCCGTTCGTCAATTTCTCCAACGCAACGGGGCAGAGTCTTCTGGCCGAGAGCGGTTCGCCCTTCGTGTCCGGCTATTGCGGAGACATCGTGATCGGCGACAAGCACCTGATGGCGGGTTTCTCCATGAAGAGCGGCCTGTTCGGAGTCGATGAACTCGTCAATTTGATGAACCGCTACGGATGCGCGCGGGACGACGTTGCAAGGCTCATCGCGCCCTTGGGCGGCAAGGAAGTCGTGGACGACGTCATCGATGGACTGAGGGACGATTGGAAAGGCATCGAAGGATATCCCTTCCAGCGTTCCTGGCTGTTTGCCATGACGCACCGCGCGCGTTTGCACGTGGGCTCGATCGTTTGGAGGCTTTCCCTTGGGGCGTGGCCGTTGCTTCCCTACCTCGACAGGCGGCTCATAGAAATCGTCTCCGGTATGCCGCTGGCTTTTTTGAAGGATCGAAGGCTTCAACGGGACATCCTGGTCCGGGATTTTCCCGAGTTGGCCCGGCTGCCCCTGGACCGGAACTCCTGGGAACCCGGCTATCTGGTCAAGCCGCGAGGCAGGCTCGTGTATGAGGGGCTTCGGACCGTTGCAGACGTTTCCTGGCGCCTGGGGCAGGCCTTCAGACGGTTCGCGCGAGCCAAAAAGACTCGTTATTACTATCGGACGTATGACTTTAACGGCCCAGGCTGGCGGGCCGTGCGACGCATGGCTGAACCGTTCCGCCAGGATGGCGGCAGTCTGCTAAATCCGGACATCGTGCGTTCTGTTCTGCCCAAGGCCGACACATTCGTGCCCTTCTCGGATGGCATCGTCGAGCCGTGGGGAAAGAAGACCGTCGCGGGAGTGCTGTGCTGGGGCGGATTCAGGGCGGGTCACGCGACGAATGACGCTTTTGGGGCGACCTGCGAGATAGACGCATACCGGGGGGTATGA
- a CDS encoding glycosyltransferase family 2 protein → MKGEDFATILICTYGRADSLRRTLETLIPNNVDDACEVLVVDNNSKDHTQDVLKEYAAKYPDLFRHYFEKTQGRGAALNTGIAASRGDVIIFADDDLLLPANWLAEIRRALREHPECSVFGGKVIPVLPDGMGMPEWVHRVDPKNIAEGPLVDHNKGDTVRSYHERGMCTPIGAMTFFRKEVLSRHGLFEETVGTTGRTMPNEDSIWGMRLKKAGEPMLYIPSVYVHHVTDPARLTKEYFRRYFWKSGQVCRYWTADDAESKRRRLLNVPREFYLKLVRAVGSYLAAQARREPPGMRFARELDVIFFASVVSGFLRERGTGS, encoded by the coding sequence ATGAAGGGTGAAGACTTCGCAACAATTCTTATTTGTACATATGGAAGGGCTGACAGCCTGCGCCGTACTCTCGAAACATTGATTCCGAACAATGTGGACGATGCATGCGAAGTACTCGTCGTGGACAACAATTCGAAAGACCATACGCAGGATGTTCTCAAGGAATATGCCGCGAAATACCCCGATCTGTTCAGACATTATTTCGAGAAGACACAAGGCCGGGGAGCAGCCCTGAATACCGGGATCGCGGCCTCCCGCGGCGACGTGATCATCTTCGCCGACGACGACCTGCTCTTGCCCGCGAACTGGCTCGCCGAGATCAGGAGAGCCTTGCGAGAACATCCGGAGTGCTCCGTCTTCGGGGGGAAGGTCATCCCCGTTCTGCCGGACGGCATGGGCATGCCCGAGTGGGTTCACCGCGTCGACCCGAAGAATATCGCGGAAGGGCCTCTCGTAGATCACAACAAGGGGGATACCGTTCGCAGCTACCATGAGCGCGGCATGTGCACCCCCATCGGCGCCATGACTTTTTTTCGGAAGGAAGTCCTTTCACGTCACGGTCTTTTCGAGGAAACCGTGGGCACGACCGGGCGGACGATGCCCAACGAGGACAGCATATGGGGAATGCGTCTCAAAAAGGCTGGCGAGCCCATGCTCTACATTCCGAGCGTGTATGTTCACCACGTGACCGATCCAGCTCGCCTGACCAAGGAATATTTCCGCCGCTATTTCTGGAAATCCGGGCAGGTCTGCCGCTACTGGACGGCTGACGATGCCGAATCGAAACGTCGTCGGCTTCTCAATGTTCCCCGCGAATTCTATCTGAAGCTCGTCCGGGCCGTCGGATCCTATCTGGCTGCCCAGGCGCGCCGCGAGCCGCCGGGCATGCGCTTTGCCCGCGAACTGGACGTGATTTTTTTTGCGAGCGTCGTGTCCGGATTTCTTCGCGAGAGGGGAACCGGTTCGTGA
- a CDS encoding ABC transporter permease, whose translation MNGQGAIRNRVVIEQRKGLRALNLAELRDYRDLLFFLVWRSIRVRYAQSLLGVGWAVIQPLFSMIVFTVIFGNLAKVDSDGAPYAVFSFAALVPWTYFSNALTESAGSLVGNAGMIRKVYFPRMVLPLSAVFAKLIDFCIALVMLAGIMAWYGIVPTPYALTLPLLVVLMMLTATGIGMWLTALAIQYRDVQYSMNFVVQLMMYAAPVVYPASLIPEQYVLWYSLNPMVGVIEGFRAALLGTVPMPWQAIGLGFAVSSFLAVTGALYFRNKERIFADVA comes from the coding sequence ATGAACGGACAAGGAGCCATCCGCAATAGGGTGGTCATCGAGCAGAGGAAGGGGCTTCGCGCCCTGAATCTGGCCGAGCTTCGCGATTACAGGGATCTTCTGTTCTTCCTGGTCTGGAGGAGCATACGGGTGCGCTACGCGCAGTCGCTGCTCGGCGTCGGCTGGGCCGTGATCCAGCCGCTGTTCTCCATGATTGTCTTCACCGTGATCTTCGGGAATCTGGCCAAGGTGGACTCGGACGGCGCGCCGTATGCGGTCTTCAGCTTCGCCGCGCTCGTCCCCTGGACCTACTTCTCCAACGCCCTGACCGAGAGCGCGGGCAGCCTGGTGGGCAATGCCGGCATGATCCGCAAGGTCTATTTTCCACGCATGGTCCTGCCGCTCTCGGCCGTGTTCGCGAAGCTCATCGACTTTTGCATCGCCCTGGTGATGCTGGCCGGGATCATGGCCTGGTACGGCATTGTTCCCACGCCATACGCCCTGACGCTGCCGTTGCTGGTCGTGTTGATGATGCTCACGGCCACGGGCATCGGCATGTGGCTCACCGCCCTGGCGATCCAATACCGCGATGTCCAGTATTCCATGAACTTCGTGGTGCAGCTCATGATGTACGCCGCGCCGGTCGTCTATCCGGCGTCGCTGATCCCCGAGCAATACGTTCTCTGGTACTCGCTGAACCCCATGGTGGGCGTCATCGAGGGCTTCAGGGCCGCGCTGCTCGGCACGGTGCCGATGCCTTGGCAGGCCATCGGGCTGGGCTTCGCCGTGTCGTCCTTCCTGGCCGTCACAGGGGCGCTGTATTTCAGGAACAAGGAACGCATCTTCGCGGACGTGGCCTAG
- a CDS encoding ABC transporter ATP-binding protein, with protein MHDSLAEAAFSWLKAPLRNYRNLKALNTYSGNGDGDGEGTLWALRDISFDVAEGEVLGIIGRNGAGKSTLLKILSRITEPTQGRVVINGRVASLLEVGTGFHPELTGRENVYMNGSILGMRKTEIDRKFDEIIDFSGLEQFIDTPIKRYSSGMTMRLAFSVAAHLEPEILIIDEVLAVGDAAFQKKCLGKMQEVATGGRTVLFVSHQLDAVSTLCNRAMLLNQGEIVVEGKTDEVIGHYLAGAFARNEQSLRERTDRGGAGSVQFTETWIEDLDGNRISFAQSGSPLKIVATYETLREDAIGDLKLAFWLFSAKNVPLCEFNNKISGQEFKANIPRRGRVECVIPRLCLNAGKYHYSVFIKTYGRIQDWVGDAGAFEVEGGAFFDNGILPDKKWLFLQDHAWSLSEAEE; from the coding sequence ATGCACGATTCGCTCGCGGAGGCGGCCTTTTCATGGCTCAAGGCCCCGCTACGCAACTACAGGAACCTCAAGGCGCTGAACACTTACTCCGGCAATGGCGACGGCGACGGCGAAGGCACCCTCTGGGCGCTCAGGGACATCTCCTTCGACGTGGCCGAAGGGGAAGTACTGGGCATCATCGGCCGCAACGGCGCGGGCAAGAGCACGCTGCTCAAGATCCTCTCGCGCATTACCGAGCCCACGCAGGGGCGCGTGGTCATCAATGGACGCGTGGCCAGTCTGCTCGAAGTCGGCACGGGCTTTCACCCGGAACTCACCGGGCGTGAGAACGTGTACATGAACGGCAGTATCTTGGGCATGCGTAAGACGGAGATAGATCGGAAATTCGACGAGATCATTGATTTCTCGGGGCTCGAACAGTTCATCGACACGCCCATCAAGCGGTATTCGTCCGGCATGACCATGCGCCTGGCCTTCTCGGTGGCCGCCCACCTGGAACCGGAAATACTGATCATCGACGAGGTCTTGGCAGTGGGCGACGCGGCTTTTCAGAAAAAATGCCTGGGCAAAATGCAGGAAGTGGCGACCGGCGGACGCACGGTGCTCTTTGTGAGCCATCAACTCGATGCCGTGTCCACCCTCTGCAATCGGGCCATGTTGCTCAATCAAGGCGAGATCGTTGTCGAGGGAAAGACCGACGAGGTCATCGGTCATTATCTGGCAGGCGCCTTTGCACGTAACGAACAGTCGCTGCGCGAGAGAACTGACAGGGGGGGCGCAGGAAGCGTGCAGTTCACGGAAACATGGATAGAAGACCTGGACGGAAACAGGATATCGTTCGCGCAATCCGGATCGCCGCTGAAAATTGTCGCGACGTATGAAACGCTTCGTGAGGATGCGATAGGAGACCTGAAGCTGGCGTTCTGGCTGTTCTCGGCCAAGAACGTTCCATTGTGCGAGTTCAACAACAAGATTTCAGGACAGGAATTCAAGGCGAACATCCCTCGCCGTGGCCGGGTCGAATGCGTGATCCCGAGGCTTTGCCTGAATGCTGGAAAATATCACTACAGCGTCTTCATAAAGACCTATGGCCGCATTCAGGATTGGGTCGGAGACGCAGGGGCGTTCGAGGTAGAAGGCGGTGCATTCTTCGATAACGGAATATTGCCGGACAAGAAATGGTTGTTTCTTCAAGATCATGCCTGGAGCCTCTCGGAGGCGGAAGAGTAG
- a CDS encoding asparagine synthase-related protein → MFMKTGIVDTMSDSHFVVVRQRDGSIHVDGQRECSFGRKIERRGENAPEGVFAWWRYEDGLLEVAVDRYGMYPLYYFEHDGVFGVSPSILKLIELGAPKDIDVVGLSVFLRIGFFLGERTPFKNIHAMPPGGRLRWDGVLRIESGFNFPKEQSITREQAVDGYIDLFRESIAQSCPETGTVAVPLSGGKDSRHILLELCRQGARPAFVVTAHHYPPRSNDDVEIAKQISARLGLRHLVLKQTESRLEAEMFANERTNFCSDEHSWAAVLARTLSDTCNVVYDGIAGDSLSESIFSRQETLCASRESDLYRFAENLVSRSFSFNESVMDYILAEDFKRLLPRGMAIEEIVLELRKYTNTNHPVKYFYFMNRARREIALVPFSMYSKSIDVFAPYLNSELHDFLRSIPNSIFLEGGLHREAIRKAFPDFSGIGYEHGGANKVPDFDHNIRFCRDVLRSFCFNNSRSIDSLKVNARLMWGAINDGYGSRTRWFIPMYIYMSQLDKIIHY, encoded by the coding sequence ATGTTCATGAAGACCGGAATTGTTGATACGATGTCCGATTCCCACTTCGTCGTTGTCCGTCAAAGGGATGGGAGCATTCATGTCGATGGGCAGCGTGAATGTTCTTTCGGTCGCAAGATCGAAAGAAGGGGCGAAAACGCCCCGGAAGGCGTTTTTGCCTGGTGGAGGTATGAAGATGGCCTTCTTGAGGTGGCAGTCGATAGATATGGAATGTATCCGCTGTACTACTTCGAGCATGACGGCGTGTTCGGTGTTTCACCTTCGATCCTGAAGCTGATCGAGCTTGGCGCCCCGAAAGATATTGATGTAGTCGGGTTGTCTGTCTTTCTCAGAATCGGCTTCTTTTTGGGAGAAAGAACCCCTTTCAAGAACATCCATGCAATGCCTCCCGGAGGGCGTCTGCGCTGGGATGGCGTTCTTCGCATCGAATCAGGCTTCAATTTTCCGAAAGAACAGAGCATCACGCGCGAGCAGGCTGTCGATGGATATATAGATCTGTTTCGTGAATCGATCGCCCAGAGTTGTCCCGAGACTGGGACGGTGGCCGTCCCGCTGAGCGGAGGCAAGGATTCGCGGCACATACTCCTCGAATTGTGCCGCCAGGGCGCACGGCCTGCTTTTGTCGTGACCGCGCACCATTATCCGCCCAGGAGCAATGATGACGTAGAGATCGCCAAGCAGATCTCAGCGCGGCTTGGCTTGAGGCATCTGGTTCTGAAGCAGACGGAATCGCGACTCGAAGCAGAGATGTTTGCCAACGAACGGACGAACTTCTGTTCGGACGAGCATTCCTGGGCAGCCGTCCTTGCGCGTACATTGAGCGATACCTGCAACGTCGTCTACGACGGAATCGCGGGGGATTCTCTCTCCGAGTCGATCTTCTCGCGGCAGGAAACGCTTTGCGCGTCACGGGAGAGCGATCTGTACCGTTTCGCTGAAAATCTCGTTTCCAGGTCATTCTCGTTCAATGAATCTGTCATGGATTATATACTGGCCGAGGATTTCAAAAGGCTGTTGCCTCGTGGCATGGCGATCGAGGAGATAGTGCTCGAACTGCGGAAGTACACAAACACGAATCATCCGGTAAAATATTTCTATTTCATGAACAGGGCACGGAGAGAGATAGCTCTGGTTCCGTTCTCCATGTACAGCAAGTCGATAGATGTCTTTGCACCGTATCTGAACAGCGAGCTTCACGATTTCCTGCGGTCTATTCCGAACAGCATATTTCTTGAGGGTGGGCTGCACAGGGAGGCAATACGCAAGGCGTTCCCAGATTTCTCCGGCATCGGCTACGAGCATGGAGGGGCGAATAAGGTTCCAGACTTCGATCACAACATTCGTTTTTGTCGCGATGTCCTCAGATCGTTCTGCTTCAATAATTCGCGGTCCATCGATTCGTTGAAGGTTAATGCCCGATTGATGTGGGGTGCAATAAACGATGGTTATGGTTCCAGGACGCGATGGTTCATTCCGATGTATATTTATATGTCTCAGCTAGACAAAATCATTCATTATTGA
- a CDS encoding Glu/Leu/Phe/Val dehydrogenase dimerization domain-containing protein gives MNAPLFTVSFASSDGVEGHAVIDSLVNGTSSGGVRIVPDLKMDEVRFLASEMTLKYAFCGLPRGGAKCGVRMSAGFSREERLDLLEDVGRRLSAVIQAGIYYPGMDMNCGPDELRAIYRGAGITLGGLTDTALFTAVFTAEAVTACARAEFAHADGPVTLAVEGFGNVATHLAGMLDPARFSIVAVSTVHGAVHDPSGFDPQNLRTMRGAHGDGLVSHLSGERLEPKERLLSLPVDILVPAARVGSINEGNMHDICARCVVPAANAPCTAEALAALHARGIVVLPGFVCNAGGVLGSSLFDRGVSQMEVEALAAGPYREAVTALVRRSRELGVQPTELARRVALAHLKTGPGGSDSRLVRVARRLARRVRPVARFLDRNVSAACAKHFQELAREIARLDPHRSAADDGVPAPAAAG, from the coding sequence GTGAATGCTCCGCTGTTCACCGTTTCCTTCGCGTCTTCGGACGGCGTCGAGGGCCACGCGGTTATCGATTCGCTGGTCAACGGGACCAGCTCCGGCGGAGTGCGCATCGTGCCCGACCTGAAAATGGACGAGGTGCGCTTTCTGGCCAGTGAGATGACCCTCAAGTACGCTTTTTGCGGCCTGCCGCGTGGAGGGGCAAAATGCGGCGTACGCATGTCCGCCGGTTTCTCGCGTGAGGAGCGGCTCGATCTGCTTGAGGATGTCGGACGCAGGCTTTCGGCCGTTATCCAGGCGGGCATCTACTACCCAGGCATGGACATGAACTGCGGCCCGGACGAACTGCGCGCCATCTACCGGGGCGCAGGCATAACCCTGGGCGGGCTTACGGACACCGCGCTGTTCACGGCCGTCTTTACGGCCGAGGCGGTGACGGCCTGCGCCCGGGCCGAGTTCGCTCATGCGGACGGGCCTGTAACCCTGGCCGTGGAGGGGTTCGGCAACGTGGCCACGCATCTGGCGGGAATGCTTGATCCCGCGCGATTCAGCATTGTGGCCGTGTCCACCGTTCACGGCGCCGTGCACGACCCGTCGGGATTCGATCCGCAAAACCTGCGAACCATGCGCGGCGCGCATGGTGACGGCCTTGTGTCGCATCTGTCGGGCGAACGCCTGGAGCCCAAGGAGCGCCTGCTCTCTCTGCCGGTGGACATCCTCGTGCCCGCCGCCCGGGTTGGCAGCATCAACGAGGGCAACATGCACGACATATGCGCACGCTGCGTCGTTCCGGCGGCCAACGCGCCCTGCACGGCCGAGGCCCTGGCCGCCCTGCACGCCAGGGGGATTGTGGTCCTGCCCGGGTTCGTGTGCAACGCGGGCGGCGTGCTCGGCTCCTCGCTCTTTGACCGGGGCGTGTCGCAGATGGAGGTGGAGGCCCTGGCCGCCGGTCCGTACCGCGAGGCCGTGACGGCGCTCGTGCGCCGCAGCCGTGAGCTGGGCGTTCAGCCCACGGAACTGGCCCGCCGCGTGGCCCTGGCCCATCTGAAGACCGGGCCGGGCGGAAGTGATTCCAGGCTTGTGCGCGTCGCGCGGCGGCTGGCCCGGCGGGTTCGTCCCGTGGCGCGGTTCCTGGACAGGAACGTTTCGGCCGCGTGTGCGAAGCATTTCCAGGAACTCGCGCGCGAGATCGCTCGGCTCGATCCGCACCGGTCGGCAGCCGATGACGGCGTCCCGGCCCCGGCCGCGGCGGGCTGA